The Pyxidicoccus trucidator genome includes a region encoding these proteins:
- the selA gene encoding L-seryl-tRNA(Sec) selenium transferase: MGAPSNNGDGKNALLRGLPSIEQLLRRPSLEPLLAGAPRARAVAALRLAVDRVRARLLRGEARPFDDADVRDALGTLATPNLRPVLNATGVVLHTNLGRAPLAPEAVARVAAVARGYSNLEYDLDEGERGSRYAPVIDLLRSLTGAEDALVVNNCAGAALLVLAALASGRECVVSRGELVEIGGGFRVPDVMRQSGAKLVEVGTTNRTRLSDYASAVGPDTGLLVKVHRSNFALVGFTEEVDVAELAKLGRERGVTVFQDLGSGALVPLEGEGLTQEPTVPQAVAAGADVIAFSGDKLLGGPQAGIVVGRSALLARIKAHPLTRALRVDKMTVAALEATLELYRDGQASAVPTFRLLAQRPEELRARALRLQALLAERGVVARVEGVVGQVGGGAMPLARLPSFACILTLGRPETFLDCLRSGDVPVIGRITDGEGVLDVRCLAEEELSVVADAVATARPGNPP, from the coding sequence GTGGGCGCACCGTCGAACAACGGAGATGGAAAGAACGCGCTCCTGCGCGGGCTCCCCTCCATCGAACAGCTCCTGCGCCGCCCGTCGCTGGAGCCGCTGCTGGCCGGCGCCCCCCGGGCCCGCGCCGTGGCCGCGCTCCGGCTGGCGGTCGACCGCGTGAGGGCCCGGCTGCTCCGGGGCGAGGCGCGCCCCTTCGACGACGCCGACGTCCGCGACGCGCTGGGCACCCTGGCCACGCCCAATCTGCGGCCCGTCCTCAACGCCACCGGCGTGGTGCTGCACACCAACCTGGGCCGCGCGCCGCTGGCCCCGGAGGCGGTGGCCCGCGTGGCGGCCGTGGCTCGCGGCTACTCCAACCTCGAGTACGACCTGGACGAGGGCGAGCGGGGCAGCCGCTACGCGCCCGTCATCGACCTGCTGCGCTCGCTCACCGGCGCGGAGGACGCGCTCGTCGTCAACAATTGCGCGGGCGCGGCGCTGCTGGTGCTGGCGGCGCTCGCGTCCGGCCGCGAGTGCGTCGTGTCCCGGGGCGAACTGGTGGAGATTGGCGGCGGCTTCCGGGTGCCGGACGTCATGCGCCAGTCCGGCGCGAAGCTGGTGGAGGTGGGCACCACCAACCGCACGCGCCTGTCGGACTACGCCTCCGCGGTGGGCCCGGACACGGGGCTGCTGGTGAAGGTGCACCGCTCCAACTTCGCGCTGGTGGGCTTCACCGAAGAGGTGGACGTCGCGGAATTGGCGAAGCTGGGCCGGGAGCGCGGGGTGACGGTGTTCCAGGACCTGGGCTCGGGCGCGCTGGTGCCGCTGGAAGGGGAGGGGCTCACGCAGGAGCCCACGGTGCCCCAGGCGGTGGCCGCGGGGGCGGACGTCATCGCCTTCTCGGGCGACAAGCTGTTGGGTGGGCCGCAGGCGGGAATCGTCGTGGGACGCTCGGCGCTGCTGGCGCGCATCAAGGCGCACCCGCTCACCCGGGCGCTGCGCGTGGACAAGATGACGGTGGCCGCGCTGGAGGCCACCCTGGAGCTGTACCGGGATGGGCAGGCAAGCGCCGTCCCCACGTTCAGGTTGCTTGCCCAGCGGCCGGAGGAGCTGCGCGCCCGCGCGCTGCGGCTCCAGGCCCTGCTGGCGGAGCGAGGCGTGGTCGCCCGGGTGGAGGGAGTGGTGGGACAGGTGGGAGGGGGTGCCATGCCGCTGGCCCGGTTGCCTTCCTTCGCCTGCATCCTCACCCTAGGGAGGCCGGAAACATTCCTGGACTGCCTGCGCAGCGGGGATGTGCCGGTTATTGGCAGGATCACGGATGGCGAGGGGGTCCTCGACGTTCGTTGTCTCGCGGAGGAGGAGCTTTCGGTGGTTGCCGACGCCGTCGCGACCGCCCGCCCAGGGAACCCGCCATGA
- a CDS encoding HNH endonuclease, which translates to MINSAVLVLNRYYQPVHVTSVKRAFSLLYQGVAKAIDAQYRLYEFDDWAALSATQDCITTINRTIRVPRVLVLSAYDHLPRGRVRFSRLNIYARDNDTCQYCGKNLPRCDLNLDHVMPRSQGGKTTWENVVCSCVPCNLKKGGRTPEQAEMRLLKKPVRPRWTPLFRGATRKVTYREWLPFLHLADVSYWNVELLDE; encoded by the coding sequence ATGATCAACAGCGCCGTCCTCGTTCTCAACCGGTACTACCAACCGGTTCATGTCACCTCGGTGAAACGGGCGTTCTCGCTGCTGTATCAGGGCGTGGCCAAGGCCATTGACGCTCAGTACCGGCTCTACGAGTTCGACGACTGGGCCGCCTTGAGCGCCACCCAGGACTGCATCACCACCATCAACCGCACCATTCGTGTCCCCCGCGTCCTGGTGCTCAGCGCGTATGACCACCTGCCCCGCGGTCGTGTGCGCTTCTCACGACTCAACATCTACGCGCGCGACAACGACACCTGCCAGTACTGCGGCAAGAACCTGCCTCGCTGTGACTTGAACCTGGACCATGTCATGCCGCGCTCGCAGGGCGGAAAGACGACGTGGGAGAACGTCGTCTGCTCCTGCGTCCCCTGCAACCTGAAGAAGGGCGGGCGCACCCCGGAGCAGGCGGAAATGAGGCTGCTCAAGAAGCCGGTGCGCCCCCGCTGGACACCCCTGTTCCGGGGCGCCACGCGCAAGGTGACGTACCGGGAGTGGCTGCCCTTCCTGCACCTGGCGGATGTCTCGTACTGGAACGTCGAACTTCTGGATGAGTAG
- a CDS encoding cold-shock protein, with protein MATGTVKWFNDAKGFGFITQDGGGEDLFCHHTAIQTQGFRSLQEGQKVEFDVARGPKGLQAQNVRPI; from the coding sequence ATGGCGACTGGTACCGTGAAGTGGTTCAACGACGCGAAGGGCTTTGGGTTCATCACGCAGGACGGCGGTGGCGAGGATCTGTTCTGCCACCACACTGCGATCCAGACCCAGGGCTTCCGCTCCCTGCAGGAAGGCCAGAAGGTGGAGTTCGATGTGGCCCGTGGCCCCAAGGGGCTCCAGGCGCAGAACGTTCGCCCGATCTGA
- a CDS encoding HD-GYP domain-containing protein yields the protein MADNLKISQAQEENLNEYGREHNEKLQSLARSMVAGLYMLVRSVKMYDPENAVFQKPLHQLQDIINQIIGKEGRLELNGVKESFYLNGMLVKVDLNSIENQRYLLAELRSKDVGGFTLTKPVTVPDLKNFIWIFAKEQSTSAEEDGLAGRKLLNMRVAKFSKLKEKLNKDMDNPGDLKVDRKKYAMTIYARAVFFLSKYLESVRAGKPINASKALRLVQDFVDISYEQRTHFLGMTTMRREDDYLVYHQVNVCLMCVVFGAELGLTKPQLRDLGYIALFHDAGMATLSEELSTKRGALTPEERVTVQKAPLISVRNILMEKGFSRSTLLRVVTTFEHKTDFGTAVRDSRGNIQMIIPKTNLGVYAKIIAICDAYDALTSKRPYRDAYGPEVALMLMWTEMRNKFDPELLEVFMRVMAIQPVKVLTKRQQSLSVSGL from the coding sequence GGAGAACCTCAACGAGTACGGCCGCGAGCACAACGAGAAGCTCCAGTCGCTCGCGCGCTCCATGGTCGCCGGCCTCTACATGCTGGTGCGCTCGGTGAAGATGTATGACCCGGAGAACGCGGTCTTCCAGAAGCCGCTGCACCAGCTCCAGGACATCATCAACCAGATCATCGGCAAGGAAGGCCGGCTGGAGCTGAACGGCGTCAAGGAGTCCTTCTACCTCAACGGCATGCTCGTGAAGGTGGACCTCAACTCCATTGAAAACCAGCGCTACCTGCTGGCGGAGCTGCGCTCCAAGGACGTGGGCGGCTTCACGCTCACCAAGCCGGTGACGGTGCCGGACCTGAAGAACTTCATCTGGATCTTCGCCAAGGAGCAGTCGACCTCGGCGGAGGAGGACGGACTGGCGGGCCGCAAGCTGCTCAACATGCGCGTCGCCAAGTTCTCCAAGCTGAAGGAGAAGCTCAACAAGGACATGGACAACCCGGGCGACCTGAAGGTCGATCGCAAGAAGTACGCGATGACCATCTACGCCCGCGCGGTGTTCTTCCTGTCGAAGTACCTGGAGTCGGTGCGCGCCGGGAAGCCCATCAACGCGTCCAAGGCGCTGCGGCTGGTGCAGGACTTCGTGGACATCTCCTACGAGCAGCGCACCCACTTCCTGGGCATGACGACCATGCGGCGCGAGGACGACTACCTCGTGTACCACCAGGTCAACGTGTGCCTGATGTGCGTCGTCTTCGGCGCGGAGCTGGGGCTGACGAAGCCGCAGCTGCGCGATCTGGGCTACATCGCCCTCTTCCACGACGCGGGCATGGCGACGCTGTCGGAGGAGCTGTCCACCAAGCGCGGCGCGCTGACGCCCGAGGAGCGGGTGACGGTGCAGAAGGCGCCGCTCATCTCCGTGCGCAACATCCTGATGGAGAAGGGCTTCAGCCGCTCCACCCTGCTGCGCGTGGTGACGACGTTCGAGCACAAGACGGACTTCGGCACCGCGGTGCGCGACTCGCGCGGCAACATCCAGATGATCATCCCGAAGACGAACCTCGGGGTGTACGCGAAGATCATCGCCATCTGCGACGCGTACGACGCGCTCACGTCCAAGCGCCCGTACCGGGACGCCTACGGCCCGGAGGTGGCGCTGATGCTGATGTGGACGGAGATGCGCAACAAGTTCGACCCCGAGCTGCTCGAGGTCTTCATGCGCGTCATGGCGATTCAGCCGGTGAAGGTGCTGACGAAGCGCCAGCAGTCGCTCAGCGTGTCCGGCCTGTAG
- a CDS encoding helix-turn-helix domain-containing protein has protein sequence MKPFEQQTYYELLEVPVSAPVDDIRAAYSRLMELYAPDSIAVYALVDPEQVDGLRARMTEAMEILTDSDLRAEYDKDLGLPAQRMVEAVAAGGKPSSEVTPGTGTVARAAEALASSAAASGSETGRASVSTSEAAVAPGPASASATEAPVATAREESKPAPAVTSTTPPEEPATGPAGDFRATFFRGFSFAYVSSSLQDTQLLGSAVYVPSSPSSAEPRPLPANDVATASGPSSASPRTETVSVAPAESIASPASGPEVPASPPSTSSTAAVSTSSVPAAVGVASEPASSPPGPAAASLPAEPAPSAPPVAPSAPAPASRAQPPPLPVSTEPSQQAPRPGPGRQLGDAQVLSQDSAIATAEAALAQVAARVREPQARPRTPDIPADAEFNGELLRRVREARGQSLQQVADRTRITRSHLENVEADRYGALPPAVYLRGILMNLARELGLDPLRVSRSYLALASEKSGKK, from the coding sequence ATGAAGCCTTTCGAGCAGCAGACCTATTACGAGCTCCTGGAGGTCCCCGTCTCCGCCCCGGTGGATGACATCCGCGCGGCGTACTCGCGGCTGATGGAGCTGTATGCGCCGGACTCCATCGCCGTGTACGCGCTGGTCGACCCGGAGCAGGTGGACGGCCTCCGCGCCCGGATGACCGAGGCGATGGAGATCCTCACCGACTCGGACCTGCGCGCCGAGTACGACAAGGACCTGGGCCTGCCCGCCCAGCGGATGGTGGAAGCCGTCGCGGCCGGGGGGAAGCCCTCGAGCGAGGTCACCCCCGGGACGGGCACGGTGGCCCGTGCCGCCGAGGCGCTTGCGAGCTCCGCGGCCGCCAGCGGGTCGGAGACGGGCAGGGCGTCGGTCAGCACGAGCGAGGCGGCTGTGGCCCCGGGCCCGGCTTCCGCGAGTGCCACGGAGGCTCCCGTGGCCACCGCGCGCGAGGAGTCGAAGCCGGCACCGGCCGTGACGTCGACGACTCCGCCCGAAGAGCCCGCGACGGGCCCGGCGGGGGACTTCCGCGCCACGTTCTTCCGGGGGTTCTCCTTCGCATACGTGTCCAGCTCGTTGCAGGACACGCAGCTGCTGGGCAGCGCTGTCTACGTGCCGTCGTCTCCGTCCAGCGCGGAGCCGCGTCCACTCCCGGCGAACGACGTGGCGACCGCTTCGGGCCCGTCCTCCGCGAGCCCGCGCACGGAGACGGTCTCCGTGGCCCCGGCCGAGTCCATCGCGAGCCCGGCTTCCGGGCCCGAGGTTCCCGCCAGCCCCCCGAGCACGTCCAGCACCGCCGCCGTGAGCACGTCCAGCGTGCCCGCCGCCGTGGGTGTGGCCTCGGAGCCTGCCTCCAGCCCCCCGGGGCCAGCCGCCGCGAGCCTCCCAGCCGAGCCCGCTCCGAGCGCTCCGCCCGTCGCTCCCAGTGCGCCCGCCCCCGCGTCCCGCGCCCAGCCGCCTCCGTTGCCCGTGTCCACCGAGCCGTCCCAGCAGGCGCCGCGTCCGGGGCCCGGGCGTCAGCTCGGGGACGCCCAGGTCCTCTCCCAGGACTCCGCCATTGCCACCGCCGAGGCGGCGCTGGCGCAGGTGGCGGCCCGGGTGCGAGAGCCGCAGGCGCGCCCCCGTACCCCCGACATCCCGGCGGACGCGGAGTTCAACGGCGAGCTGCTCCGCCGGGTGCGCGAGGCCCGGGGACAGTCCCTCCAGCAGGTGGCCGACCGCACCCGCATCACCCGAAGTCACCTGGAAAACGTGGAGGCGGACCGCTACGGCGCCCTCCCTCCCGCGGTGTACCTGCGCGGAATCCTCATGAACCTCGCCCGGGAGCTCGGCCTGGACCCGCTCCGGGTTTCCAGGAGCTATCTGGCCCTGGCTTCTGAGAAGTCGGGGAAGAAGTGA
- a CDS encoding transglycosylase SLT domain-containing protein yields MKPYLPKLALVASALLLSAQAPAPQAPAPESPVSEASEAPAQRPESAPSEAQLSPPPDSEKAPLPPGYVEVLNPAFPNAAPPTPVVHRGRRYGLEDLSPYFAEGKKKEAREAFDRGQYTRARELLKAEGDSAPVRYLRALAAVRAGDDEAAAKEFAALAPDYPALRDRCLTHGGVALEGLRRYDEAAAQLSQVPPESRLYVDARLALSRVLRKKKDAAGAMAALEPLTGRAAPSWGRNVGAEALMAIADIAAEKKDKAAERAALWRLWAAHPLSPLAKQAEKRLKGQTPPTDAKVGRGEALVELHRNKQGLAVLEPLIGQLQLPDALACRAHFAYGKGQRKERQHTRAIQVLTPVAEKCQDRDLLARVLYVLGSSRSIVDQSRGTETYERLAREFPDHSFADDGLFYAADLYVKTGRPKEAMARLDELARLYPQGDFLGEALFKAFWIARTSGVEDSGLSFLDRIEAQFAQADESYDVERARYWRARTMQEKGNIQGAAELFEKLAVDHPATYYGLMARSQLATVDPARLERVSPEIFKVPEAASPWPLFAGPMGEDPHFKAGVELYRLGFNEAVASEMLAVNRSNQPAEAIRLLVLVLHEAGDERSAHAVARLALRKDLSGRITPQTRVVWEVAYPNAFRELIEKHTSDAGVEPDLLQALMREESALDPKALSWAGALGLTQLMPSTAKNVARELKLKRFSVDSLLQPDLNIRLGAHYLGGLLKKFKGHTPYAVGSYNAGPGAVNRWRSEKPDLPLDAWVEEIPISETRGYIKRVLRSFNTYQLLYGRAPKLPVLKSAAK; encoded by the coding sequence GGCCTCCGAGGCCCCCGCCCAGCGCCCGGAAAGCGCGCCCTCGGAAGCCCAGCTGTCTCCCCCTCCCGACTCGGAGAAGGCCCCGCTGCCGCCAGGGTACGTGGAGGTGCTCAACCCCGCGTTCCCCAACGCCGCGCCCCCGACGCCGGTGGTGCACCGCGGCCGCCGCTATGGCCTGGAGGACCTGTCCCCGTACTTCGCGGAGGGCAAGAAGAAGGAGGCCCGCGAGGCCTTCGACCGTGGCCAGTACACCCGCGCCCGCGAGCTGCTGAAGGCCGAGGGTGACAGCGCCCCCGTGCGCTACCTGCGCGCCCTGGCCGCCGTGCGTGCCGGGGACGACGAGGCCGCCGCGAAGGAGTTCGCCGCGCTGGCGCCGGACTACCCCGCGCTGAGAGACAGGTGCCTCACCCACGGCGGCGTGGCGCTGGAAGGACTGCGCCGCTACGACGAGGCGGCGGCGCAGCTGTCCCAGGTGCCCCCGGAGTCGCGGCTGTACGTGGACGCGCGCCTGGCGCTGTCCCGCGTGCTGCGCAAGAAGAAGGACGCCGCCGGTGCCATGGCCGCGCTGGAGCCGCTCACCGGCCGCGCCGCGCCCAGCTGGGGTCGCAACGTGGGCGCCGAGGCGCTGATGGCCATCGCCGACATCGCCGCGGAGAAGAAGGACAAGGCCGCCGAGCGCGCTGCGCTGTGGCGCCTGTGGGCCGCGCATCCGCTGTCTCCGCTGGCGAAGCAGGCGGAGAAGCGCCTCAAGGGGCAGACGCCGCCGACGGACGCGAAGGTGGGGCGGGGTGAGGCGCTGGTGGAGCTGCACCGCAACAAGCAGGGCCTGGCGGTGCTGGAGCCGCTGATCGGACAGCTCCAGCTTCCGGACGCGCTCGCCTGCCGCGCGCACTTCGCCTACGGCAAGGGCCAGCGCAAGGAGCGCCAGCACACGCGCGCCATCCAGGTGCTGACGCCGGTGGCGGAGAAGTGCCAGGACCGGGACTTGCTGGCCCGCGTGCTGTACGTGCTCGGCTCGTCGCGCTCCATCGTCGACCAGTCGCGAGGCACGGAGACGTACGAGCGGCTGGCGCGGGAGTTCCCGGACCACTCCTTCGCGGACGACGGGCTCTTCTACGCGGCGGACCTGTACGTGAAGACGGGGCGTCCCAAGGAGGCCATGGCGCGCCTGGACGAGCTGGCGCGGCTCTACCCGCAGGGGGACTTCCTCGGCGAGGCGCTCTTCAAGGCGTTCTGGATTGCCCGCACCTCCGGCGTGGAGGACTCGGGCCTGTCCTTCCTGGACCGCATCGAAGCGCAGTTCGCCCAGGCGGACGAGAGCTACGACGTGGAGCGCGCGCGGTACTGGCGGGCCCGGACGATGCAGGAGAAGGGCAACATCCAGGGCGCGGCGGAGCTGTTCGAGAAGCTCGCGGTGGACCACCCGGCCACGTACTACGGGCTGATGGCCCGCTCGCAGCTGGCCACGGTGGACCCGGCGCGGCTGGAGCGCGTGTCGCCCGAAATCTTCAAGGTGCCCGAGGCGGCCAGCCCGTGGCCGCTGTTCGCAGGCCCCATGGGCGAGGACCCGCACTTCAAGGCGGGCGTGGAGCTGTACCGCCTGGGCTTCAATGAGGCGGTGGCGTCGGAGATGCTCGCCGTGAATCGCTCCAACCAGCCCGCGGAGGCCATCCGCCTGCTGGTGCTGGTGCTGCACGAGGCCGGCGACGAGCGCTCCGCGCACGCGGTGGCGCGGCTGGCGCTGCGCAAGGACCTGAGCGGGCGCATCACCCCGCAGACGCGGGTGGTGTGGGAGGTGGCCTATCCCAACGCCTTCCGCGAGCTCATCGAGAAGCACACCTCGGATGCGGGCGTGGAGCCGGATCTGCTCCAGGCGCTGATGCGCGAGGAGAGCGCGCTGGACCCCAAGGCCCTGTCCTGGGCGGGCGCGCTGGGGCTCACGCAGTTGATGCCGTCCACCGCGAAGAACGTGGCGCGCGAGCTGAAGCTCAAGCGCTTCTCCGTGGACAGCCTGCTGCAGCCGGACCTCAACATCCGCCTGGGGGCGCACTACCTCGGCGGGCTGCTGAAGAAGTTCAAGGGGCACACGCCGTACGCGGTGGGCAGCTACAACGCCGGCCCCGGCGCGGTGAACCGCTGGCGCTCGGAGAAGCCGGACCTGCCGCTGGATGCGTGGGTGGAGGAGATCCCCATCTCCGAGACGCGCGGCTACATCAAGCGCGTGCTCCGCTCCTTCAATACGTACCAGCTCCTCTATGGCCGGGCGCCCAAGCTGCCCGTGCTCAAGAGCGCCGCGAAGTAG
- a CDS encoding RluA family pseudouridine synthase: MVAPDTREHRAPPEARGERVDQYLARAFPDLTRSRIHGLIEAGHVLANGQPAKPAKRLRGGELLVLHIPAPVAAVPLAEELPVAVLHEDKDLVVVDKAAGMVVHPGAGHATGTLVNALLHRVKDLSGVGGELRPGIVHRLDKDTTGCLVVAKNEQALVALQKAFKTRAVEKTYLALVHGVPPAEGRIETLYGRHPIHRQKFTGKVREGKQAITLFRVLESFDGAALVEVDLLTGRTHQIRVHLAEAGHPLLCDSLYGAGRKTAKGPAGEAQERLGRQALHAWRLAFAHPRTGKALKLEAPIPEDLAAALALLRGTPVGKGRPTAAPDEAKQPGAARKKAAARKPAAKRTTGRTR; this comes from the coding sequence GTGGTAGCGCCCGACACGCGAGAGCACCGCGCCCCGCCCGAAGCTCGCGGAGAGCGCGTGGACCAGTACCTCGCCCGGGCCTTCCCGGACCTCACCCGCTCGCGCATTCACGGCCTCATCGAGGCCGGGCACGTGCTCGCCAACGGCCAGCCCGCCAAGCCCGCCAAGCGCCTGCGGGGCGGAGAGCTGCTCGTCCTCCACATCCCCGCGCCCGTGGCCGCCGTCCCGCTGGCGGAGGAGCTGCCCGTCGCCGTGCTGCACGAGGACAAGGACCTCGTGGTGGTGGACAAGGCCGCGGGCATGGTGGTGCATCCCGGCGCGGGGCACGCCACCGGCACGCTGGTCAACGCGCTGCTCCACCGCGTGAAGGACCTGTCCGGCGTGGGCGGCGAGCTGCGCCCCGGCATCGTCCACCGCCTGGACAAGGACACCACCGGCTGTCTCGTGGTGGCGAAGAACGAGCAGGCGCTCGTGGCGCTGCAGAAGGCCTTCAAGACGCGCGCGGTGGAGAAGACGTACCTCGCGCTCGTCCACGGCGTGCCGCCCGCGGAAGGCCGCATCGAGACGCTCTACGGCCGCCACCCCATCCACCGCCAGAAGTTCACCGGCAAGGTGAGGGAGGGCAAGCAGGCCATCACCCTGTTCCGCGTCCTGGAGTCCTTCGATGGCGCCGCGCTGGTGGAGGTGGACCTGCTCACCGGCCGCACGCACCAGATTCGCGTGCACCTGGCCGAGGCCGGCCATCCGCTGCTCTGTGACTCCCTCTACGGCGCCGGCCGCAAGACGGCGAAGGGGCCCGCGGGGGAGGCCCAGGAGCGGCTCGGCCGCCAGGCGCTCCATGCCTGGCGCCTGGCCTTCGCCCACCCGCGCACGGGCAAGGCGCTGAAGCTGGAGGCTCCCATCCCCGAGGACCTCGCCGCCGCGCTGGCGCTGCTGCGAGGCACGCCAGTGGGGAAGGGGCGCCCCACGGCGGCGCCCGACGAGGCGAAGCAGCCCGGGGCGGCCCGGAAGAAGGCCGCCGCGAGGAAGCCGGCGGCGAAGCGGACTACAGGCCGGACACGCTGA
- a CDS encoding MinD/ParA family ATP-binding protein codes for MVTGPPGLSRRPRPRRIIAVGGGKGGIGKSMVSANLGVALAQAGLNVLLVDADLGGANLHTCLGVGQPTATLSDFLRKNKAQLDEVIIPTGVPRLSLIAGAQDALDAANLKYAQKQKLLKTLMGASADYLILDLGAGTSFNTIDFFIMADHGLLVVLPEPTSVENAYRFAKAAFFRRLQQVEAQYGIEDIVESALTTREGSLRTLHDVLAQARRKDPAAADRLERELAAFRIRLVVNQARTDADLNVGTAVASAWKKFFGIEMDDLGAIRYDDEAWRSVRKRRPVLIERPDSPASTAIQRIATRLLAIDSTPDPSSP; via the coding sequence GTGGTCACCGGTCCGCCGGGGCTGTCCCGTCGTCCCCGCCCCCGGCGCATCATCGCCGTGGGCGGTGGCAAGGGGGGCATCGGCAAGTCCATGGTGTCCGCCAACCTCGGCGTCGCGCTCGCGCAGGCCGGGCTCAACGTGCTGCTGGTGGACGCGGACCTCGGCGGCGCCAACCTGCACACGTGCCTGGGCGTGGGACAGCCCACGGCGACGCTGTCCGACTTCCTGCGGAAGAACAAGGCGCAGCTCGATGAGGTCATCATCCCCACGGGCGTGCCGCGCCTGTCGCTGATCGCCGGCGCGCAGGACGCGCTGGACGCGGCGAACCTCAAGTACGCGCAGAAGCAGAAGCTGCTGAAGACGCTGATGGGGGCGTCGGCGGACTACCTCATCCTGGACCTGGGCGCGGGCACCAGCTTCAACACCATCGACTTCTTCATCATGGCGGACCACGGCCTGCTGGTGGTGCTGCCCGAGCCCACCTCGGTGGAGAACGCGTACCGCTTCGCGAAGGCGGCCTTCTTCCGGCGGCTCCAGCAGGTGGAGGCGCAGTACGGCATCGAGGACATCGTGGAGAGCGCGCTCACCACCCGCGAGGGCTCGCTGCGCACCCTGCACGACGTGCTCGCCCAGGCGCGGCGCAAGGACCCGGCGGCCGCGGATCGGCTGGAGCGCGAGCTGGCCGCCTTCCGCATCCGGCTGGTGGTGAACCAGGCGCGCACGGACGCGGACCTCAACGTGGGGACCGCCGTGGCCTCCGCGTGGAAGAAGTTCTTCGGAATCGAGATGGATGACCTGGGCGCCATCCGGTACGACGATGAGGCCTGGCGCTCGGTGCGCAAGCGCCGGCCCGTCCTCATCGAACGGCCCGATTCCCCGGCATCCACGGCCATCCAACGCATCGCCACGCGTCTTCTTGCAATCGACAGCACCCCCGACCCGTCTTCGCCATGA